The following coding sequences are from one Streptomyces dengpaensis window:
- a CDS encoding helix-turn-helix domain-containing protein encodes MTGGYGLKEASTPELAARSDRLASELGRAALSPVSSNSSPGRGAEWCNGRVDDEIRHPLAHARNERGWSQEELARRIRQAAARRGLRSGTRGSRVSKWETGRADPDEDESQPLIAEVLGIDYAAVAHLGWPHWLPGQDRPLPLGPHNAIPSLREALMTSLDRRSFIAYTSGSLAVLAHQWAVTEPGRFARIAAPGEVDAEMLDWLETTGTELIRLATERRRRTRHLLNAHLTTVTEFISESRYAPAAGQRLHTLAASLSQAIAWQHFDERRHASAGRFWHAALHNAHTAHQRDLGAGILSDLAYQLLWLKDARAAADILEHAIPRTQHPTARSLLHLRQARALATLDEGGLCRRALTAAEKALDTPSYDPAPAWCSWMSSAVMRSVKLSQPGSVSGASLLPGRVTESANHMRKLAAGARGYARHRVIGGTHIDARRQVVDTTTGRGHVRRGAQRHCGHRVPPPSVASASARR; translated from the coding sequence ATGACCGGAGGCTACGGCCTCAAAGAGGCCAGCACGCCCGAACTGGCGGCGCGCTCGGACCGTCTCGCCTCCGAACTCGGCCGTGCCGCCCTATCCCCGGTCTCCTCGAACAGCTCTCCCGGGCGCGGAGCGGAGTGGTGCAATGGGCGGGTGGACGACGAAATCCGCCACCCCCTCGCGCACGCCAGGAACGAGCGCGGCTGGTCGCAGGAGGAGCTAGCCCGCCGTATCCGGCAGGCCGCGGCGCGTCGTGGCCTGCGCTCGGGCACCAGGGGCTCACGGGTCTCCAAGTGGGAGACCGGCCGCGCCGACCCCGACGAAGACGAATCCCAGCCGCTCATCGCCGAGGTCCTCGGCATCGACTACGCGGCCGTCGCCCATCTCGGCTGGCCCCACTGGCTCCCGGGACAGGACAGACCGCTGCCGCTGGGCCCGCACAACGCCATCCCCTCACTCCGAGAGGCCCTCATGACCTCCCTGGACCGCCGGTCGTTCATCGCCTACACCAGCGGCTCACTGGCCGTTCTCGCCCACCAGTGGGCCGTCACCGAACCCGGCCGGTTCGCACGGATCGCCGCGCCCGGCGAAGTCGACGCTGAGATGCTCGACTGGCTGGAGACCACCGGGACGGAGCTGATCCGCCTCGCCACCGAACGCAGACGCCGCACCCGCCATCTGCTCAACGCGCACCTCACCACCGTCACCGAGTTCATCAGCGAGTCCCGCTACGCCCCCGCCGCCGGACAGCGGCTGCACACCCTGGCCGCCTCCCTCTCGCAGGCCATCGCCTGGCAGCACTTCGACGAACGCCGCCACGCCTCCGCCGGCCGCTTCTGGCACGCCGCGCTCCACAACGCTCACACCGCCCACCAGCGCGACCTCGGCGCGGGCATCCTGTCCGACCTCGCGTACCAACTGCTGTGGCTCAAGGACGCCCGCGCCGCGGCCGACATCCTCGAACACGCCATCCCCCGCACCCAGCACCCCACCGCGCGGTCCCTCCTCCACCTGCGCCAGGCCCGCGCCCTCGCCACCCTCGACGAGGGCGGCCTGTGCCGCCGGGCCCTCACCGCCGCGGAGAAGGCTCTGGACACCCCGTCGTACGACCCCGCACCCGCCTGGTGCTCGTGGATGTCAAGCGCGGTTATGCGGTCTGTCAAGCTGTCTCAGCCTGGAAGTGTCTCAGGGGCTTCGCTGCTGCCTGGCCGCGTGACTGAGTCCGCTAACCACATGAGGAAGCTGGCGGCCGGAGCCCGGGGCTATGCTCGTCACCGAGTCATCGGGGGGACCCATATTGATGCGCGGCGGCAAGTGGTGGACACAACTACGGGTCGTGGTCACGTTCGTCGTGGTGCTCAGCGTCACTGTGGCCATCGCGTTCCTCCTCCTTCAGTGGCTTCCGCATCGGCTCGCCGATAA
- a CDS encoding thiopeptide-type bacteriocin biosynthesis protein, producing MPTDRLNQPSRLEATLHAVLDVMAGADTDTAAALVGLEPADLDAAVAVYQQAGQQALAQQAGPPAWRQLYIQFTDWDKAEQTAADHLVPVLDLAQQDGLITGWWFIRKHPCWRMRLLPAFGTQLPLALADMLDELTAAGQVHRWWPGIYEPETAAFGGDTSMTIAHTLFHADSHAILTTAHGKLGRRELSLQLCATLMRAAGLEWYEQGDAWHRVTQERPLPSDVPAAKVHAMADSLRQLLIADTSPSGPMLQSDRTLKPAADWVSAFRQAGRDLGTAARDGALDRGLREVISYHVIFHWNRIGLPARTQSVLAHAALTAILHPADPTERPMP from the coding sequence ATGCCTACTGATCGACTGAACCAACCCTCCCGCCTGGAAGCGACCCTGCACGCCGTGCTGGACGTCATGGCCGGCGCCGACACGGACACCGCCGCAGCCCTCGTCGGACTCGAGCCTGCCGACCTGGACGCCGCCGTCGCCGTCTACCAGCAGGCCGGGCAACAGGCTCTCGCCCAGCAGGCGGGACCCCCGGCATGGCGTCAGCTGTACATCCAGTTCACCGACTGGGACAAGGCCGAGCAGACCGCCGCCGACCACCTCGTCCCCGTCCTGGACCTGGCCCAACAGGACGGTTTGATCACCGGATGGTGGTTCATCCGTAAGCACCCGTGCTGGCGGATGCGGCTGCTCCCGGCCTTCGGGACGCAGCTCCCCCTGGCACTGGCCGACATGCTCGACGAACTCACGGCAGCCGGACAAGTCCACCGCTGGTGGCCCGGCATCTACGAACCCGAAACCGCAGCGTTCGGCGGCGACACCAGCATGACCATCGCCCACACCCTGTTCCACGCCGACAGCCACGCCATCCTCACCACAGCACATGGCAAGCTGGGCCGCCGGGAGTTGTCACTGCAGCTGTGCGCCACCCTGATGCGCGCCGCCGGACTGGAGTGGTACGAGCAAGGAGACGCGTGGCACCGCGTCACCCAGGAACGGCCCCTTCCCTCAGACGTACCGGCCGCCAAAGTCCACGCCATGGCCGACAGCCTCCGACAGCTGCTCATCGCTGACACCAGCCCCTCTGGCCCCATGCTCCAGTCGGACCGCACCCTCAAACCCGCCGCCGACTGGGTGAGCGCGTTTCGGCAGGCCGGAAGAGACCTCGGCACAGCCGCCCGGGACGGAGCCCTCGACCGGGGCCTGCGCGAGGTCATCTCCTACCACGTGATCTTCCACTGGAACCGGATCGGCCTGCCCGCCCGCACCCAGAGCGTTCTCGCTCACGCGGCACTTACCGCGATTCTGCATCCCGCTGACCCCACGGAAAGGCCGATGCCGTGA
- a CDS encoding roadblock/LC7 domain-containing protein — MTDETSTSRPGQVLGWLFEPLVSLPHVVGAVLASQDGMVLAYAGLDSDEKEAETKADRMAAVISGMHGVAHGVAELNGSTGRDLEQVLMKHKTFSVIVMRAGRGVPTEVSLSAGRDPARVDSVLGVWTTWEADEGAVAYEMVQTIRRMGERLSTPARVSGAHAGAGQ, encoded by the coding sequence ATGACCGACGAGACGAGCACGAGCCGCCCGGGGCAGGTCCTGGGCTGGCTGTTCGAGCCGCTGGTCAGCCTGCCCCACGTGGTCGGGGCGGTGCTGGCCTCGCAGGACGGCATGGTACTGGCCTACGCGGGCCTGGACAGCGACGAGAAGGAAGCAGAGACGAAGGCCGACCGGATGGCCGCCGTGATCTCCGGGATGCACGGCGTAGCCCACGGGGTCGCCGAGCTCAACGGCAGCACGGGCCGGGATCTGGAACAGGTCTTGATGAAGCACAAGACCTTCTCCGTGATCGTGATGCGCGCCGGGCGCGGCGTGCCGACAGAGGTGTCACTGAGTGCTGGACGGGATCCGGCACGCGTTGACAGCGTTCTGGGGGTGTGGACCACGTGGGAGGCGGACGAGGGTGCCGTCGCCTACGAGATGGTGCAGACCATCCGGCGGATGGGTGAGCGGCTGAGTACGCCGGCCCGTGTCAGCGGAGCTCACGCCGGTGCCGGCCAGTGA
- a CDS encoding GAF domain-containing protein has product MNDAFGPGASQPSALLAQSQGPDWQTQLPASFDPAAPAIGALDTFAKTVADAAGTPYGIVNLFGEREQVFVGVANPTGSDLPLLGRSMPYTHGFCPHVATLGQPFVLHDTLAYAEFASNPVIDEFGVRFYAGAPLIDQHTNKARGTVCFISPEPQPRSTAREHWQLVGHLGGLLMGALSLRTQPQ; this is encoded by the coding sequence GTGAACGACGCCTTCGGCCCCGGAGCCAGCCAGCCGTCCGCCCTGCTCGCCCAGAGCCAGGGGCCCGACTGGCAGACGCAGTTGCCGGCCAGCTTCGACCCTGCCGCTCCTGCCATCGGCGCGCTCGACACCTTCGCCAAGACGGTGGCGGATGCGGCCGGCACCCCCTACGGCATCGTCAACTTGTTCGGCGAGCGCGAGCAGGTGTTCGTCGGCGTGGCCAATCCCACCGGCAGCGACCTTCCCCTGCTCGGCCGGAGCATGCCGTACACCCACGGGTTCTGCCCGCACGTCGCCACCCTGGGCCAGCCCTTCGTCCTGCACGACACCCTCGCCTACGCCGAGTTCGCCAGCAACCCGGTGATCGACGAGTTCGGCGTTCGTTTCTACGCTGGCGCTCCCCTCATCGACCAGCACACCAACAAGGCGCGGGGCACCGTCTGCTTCATCAGCCCCGAACCCCAGCCGCGTTCCACAGCCCGCGAGCACTGGCAGCTCGTCGGACACCTCGGGGGCCTCCTCATGGGCGCCCTCTCCCTGCGTACTCAGCCGCAGTAG
- the fxlM gene encoding methyltransferase, FxLD system has protein sequence METTVTPVTDPAVWRDELASRLVDSGHLRTPEVIAAFRGTERHRFLPGVDLQSACVDDAVAIKHDATGALLSCISAPSIVATQLEQLGAQPGHKILEAGAGTGYNARLLSELVALDGHVWTVDVDQDLVDGARKNLAQAGAANVTVALCDGAAGLPEHAPFDRIQFTVGAGDIPVQILDQLAPGGRLVIPMRIRGSISRSFAFERDGQTWRTVSTEMMTFVPLRKGVCDDVRTMVDMAGEGDVRLETYSEQSVDREAIRTVLDQPPAEIYTNVKFRKGDSYQWLYLYLAYVLPNGLSRMPGSRSGLIPNFGWGSMTALDNDSLAYLTKQEGEDEHGTFWQIGVMGHGPRAAELADQVATEISEWNQDWGNNSPEPSFRMAVGDARNQLTASEPRFVMDKPCSRLVVDWPRRS, from the coding sequence ATGGAGACCACCGTGACGCCCGTCACCGATCCCGCCGTATGGCGCGACGAGCTCGCGAGCCGCCTCGTCGACAGCGGCCACCTGCGCACCCCGGAAGTTATCGCCGCGTTCCGGGGCACCGAGCGCCATCGATTCCTCCCCGGTGTCGACCTTCAGAGCGCCTGCGTCGACGACGCCGTGGCGATCAAGCACGACGCGACGGGTGCGTTGCTTTCCTGCATCTCCGCACCCTCCATCGTCGCCACCCAGCTCGAACAACTGGGCGCCCAGCCCGGCCACAAGATCCTCGAAGCCGGGGCCGGCACCGGTTACAACGCCCGGCTGCTGTCAGAACTCGTGGCTCTCGACGGCCATGTGTGGACCGTGGATGTCGACCAGGACCTCGTCGACGGCGCGCGGAAGAACCTCGCTCAAGCCGGGGCCGCAAACGTCACCGTCGCACTGTGCGACGGCGCCGCCGGTCTGCCCGAGCATGCGCCCTTCGACCGCATCCAGTTCACGGTCGGAGCCGGGGACATCCCCGTGCAGATTCTCGACCAGCTCGCCCCCGGTGGACGCCTCGTCATCCCGATGCGAATTCGCGGCAGCATCTCCCGCAGCTTCGCGTTTGAACGCGACGGCCAGACCTGGCGGACGGTCTCCACCGAGATGATGACGTTCGTCCCCCTGCGCAAGGGCGTCTGCGACGACGTCCGAACCATGGTCGATATGGCAGGTGAGGGCGACGTGCGCTTGGAGACCTACAGCGAGCAGAGCGTCGACCGCGAGGCGATCCGCACCGTCCTGGACCAGCCCCCGGCCGAGATCTATACCAACGTGAAGTTCCGCAAGGGTGACTCCTACCAGTGGCTCTACCTGTATCTGGCATACGTGCTGCCGAACGGCCTGTCCCGGATGCCGGGGTCCCGCTCCGGCCTCATCCCGAACTTCGGCTGGGGCTCGATGACCGCACTCGACAATGACTCCTTGGCCTACCTCACGAAGCAGGAAGGCGAGGACGAGCACGGCACGTTCTGGCAGATCGGCGTCATGGGCCACGGTCCGCGCGCCGCTGAACTTGCCGACCAGGTCGCCACCGAAATCAGCGAGTGGAACCAAGACTGGGGGAACAACTCACCCGAACCCAGCTTCCGCATGGCCGTCGGTGACGCCCGCAACCAACTGACAGCCTCCGAGCCACGCTTCGTCATGGACAAGCCCTGCAGCCGCCTCGTCGTCGACTGGCCCCGCAGGAGTTGA
- a CDS encoding pentapeptide repeat-containing protein has protein sequence MVTFVVVLSVTVAIAFLLLQWLPHRLADNEARQLKPAERLTHLNNVRGMVLQTAAGLAVLGGLIYTARGYVLSRQGQVTDRYASAVSQLSSEHLDARLGGVFALQRLAGDSRQDAVSISQVLSSFVVRRRPVTDSVPSQDPAQSVTPNQLAQVPRPEPDVQAALDVLGAMGRPTRAELAEADLRGAELHGLSFERGDMRRCILRGSDLRDTVLREATLDDTDLRGARLDGANLAGARLARADLRGAEIREALFMDCSLSSARLEDAWASSVSLRRADLFSARLNGARLDGADLRDATLINTCLARADLTGADLSGADLHGADLSGTVLVAADLSSTQSLTLDQLNSAVLGQRTRLPAGLSHLLNDLDRTNRPGRGVIIA, from the coding sequence GTGGTCACGTTCGTCGTGGTGCTCAGCGTCACTGTGGCCATCGCGTTCCTCCTCCTTCAGTGGCTTCCGCATCGGCTCGCCGATAACGAGGCAAGGCAGTTGAAGCCAGCTGAGCGCCTCACTCACCTCAACAACGTGCGCGGCATGGTTCTGCAGACCGCCGCCGGATTGGCCGTCCTCGGCGGTCTCATCTATACGGCGCGGGGTTACGTACTGTCCCGGCAGGGACAGGTCACTGACCGGTACGCCAGCGCCGTCAGTCAACTGAGCAGCGAGCATCTGGATGCCCGTCTCGGCGGGGTGTTTGCCCTACAGAGACTGGCTGGGGACTCTCGGCAGGACGCTGTCTCGATCTCGCAAGTGCTCTCTTCATTCGTGGTTCGTCGCCGCCCAGTTACGGACTCGGTCCCGAGCCAGGATCCGGCACAATCTGTAACCCCGAATCAGCTGGCACAAGTGCCTAGGCCGGAGCCCGACGTGCAGGCGGCGCTTGACGTACTTGGCGCTATGGGACGGCCAACTCGAGCTGAACTGGCCGAAGCCGACCTAAGAGGCGCTGAGTTGCACGGCTTGTCCTTCGAGCGAGGAGACATGCGGCGTTGCATTCTACGAGGCAGCGACCTGCGCGACACCGTTCTGCGTGAGGCCACACTTGATGACACAGATCTCAGGGGCGCCCGCCTCGACGGTGCCAACCTGGCGGGGGCGCGCCTCGCGCGGGCTGATCTGCGTGGAGCGGAGATCAGAGAGGCCCTGTTCATGGACTGCTCACTGTCTTCGGCCCGTCTGGAAGACGCCTGGGCGTCGTCCGTTTCGCTGCGACGGGCGGACCTGTTCTCTGCGCGACTCAATGGAGCACGCCTGGACGGTGCCGATCTGCGCGACGCAACGTTGATCAACACGTGTCTGGCACGGGCCGATCTCACGGGAGCCGACTTGTCGGGGGCGGACCTGCACGGTGCCGACCTCTCGGGCACCGTACTGGTCGCCGCCGACCTCAGTAGCACCCAGTCTCTCACGCTCGACCAGTTGAACTCGGCTGTACTGGGCCAGCGGACGCGCTTGCCAGCCGGACTGAGTCACCTCTTGAACGACCTCGACAGGACCAATCGTCCTGGCAGAGGTGTCATCATTGCCTGA
- a CDS encoding DUF742 domain-containing protein, whose product MPASEMANFGGPAWTCEDAEVPGLYVLTDGQTTPSHPLEVQTMLVTEETGLAITLGPETQRAIEVCRGQPTTVAEIAALIEVPLQITKVILSRLIDAGALITVASRPGAPADISLLEAVLEGLRKLTVEPAAAPSC is encoded by the coding sequence GTGCCGGCCAGTGAGATGGCGAACTTCGGCGGTCCGGCATGGACCTGTGAGGACGCCGAGGTTCCCGGCCTTTATGTCCTGACCGACGGCCAGACAACTCCCAGTCATCCGCTGGAAGTGCAGACGATGCTGGTAACCGAGGAGACCGGGCTGGCCATCACGCTCGGGCCGGAAACCCAGCGTGCCATCGAAGTGTGCCGGGGACAGCCGACGACGGTAGCCGAGATCGCCGCCCTGATCGAGGTCCCCCTGCAGATCACCAAAGTCATCCTGTCCCGGCTCATCGACGCCGGTGCACTGATCACCGTTGCATCGCGACCCGGCGCCCCTGCCGACATCTCACTTCTGGAGGCCGTCCTTGAGGGACTCCGCAAGCTCACTGTCGAACCTGCCGCCGCCCCCTCGTGCTAG
- a CDS encoding acyl-CoA dehydrogenase family protein — MPTMSSTTPDLTPDYEALAQHFDEFAAAEVTPRVQRMESSPQTVERDLALLMAEQGWFGATIPRQYGGMHAGHLAKTLMIQRVARASGAAGAILQASQLPTSMIIHFGSDEQKALLLPQVASGDTLLSIAVTEEETGSHVLGMETTARRDGSDWIIDGSKVHIGNSHIAHVHCVIARTASAEKAGSRALTAFLVEHDRDGLTVEPHRPSLGLHGFSFGKLTFDGVRIPEANVIGEVGDGKDIAYSSSILYGRPNLAAVSLGIHEAIMECAASFLESRRRYNGTLADLPVLRDRVGDMKSRLMASRELAYLAVRLLDSGRTCDDRLINSKYLNHKWAVQSGQDAMELHGAHALRTDYPLQRLWRDVQHTYSPAGTGEVQRQRLAETELGAPPVQWSERLAAKTSLFLPTSTAA, encoded by the coding sequence ATGCCCACGATGTCGTCCACGACTCCGGATCTCACGCCCGACTACGAAGCCCTGGCCCAGCACTTCGACGAGTTCGCCGCCGCGGAAGTCACCCCCCGAGTCCAGCGCATGGAGTCCTCCCCCCAAACCGTGGAACGCGACCTGGCCCTGCTCATGGCCGAGCAGGGATGGTTCGGCGCCACGATCCCCCGCCAATACGGCGGTATGCATGCGGGACATCTCGCCAAAACCCTCATGATCCAGCGCGTGGCACGGGCCTCGGGCGCGGCCGGCGCCATCCTGCAGGCGAGCCAGCTGCCCACATCGATGATCATCCACTTCGGAAGCGACGAGCAGAAGGCCCTGCTGCTGCCCCAGGTCGCCTCCGGGGACACGCTGCTGTCGATCGCGGTGACCGAAGAGGAGACCGGCAGCCATGTGCTCGGCATGGAGACCACCGCCCGCCGCGACGGCAGCGACTGGATCATCGACGGCAGCAAGGTCCACATCGGCAACAGCCACATCGCCCACGTCCACTGCGTCATCGCCCGCACCGCCTCCGCCGAGAAGGCCGGCTCCCGCGCCCTGACCGCCTTCCTCGTCGAACACGACCGCGACGGGCTGACCGTCGAACCGCACCGACCCTCCCTCGGCCTGCACGGCTTCAGCTTCGGCAAGCTCACCTTCGACGGCGTCCGAATACCCGAGGCCAACGTGATCGGCGAAGTAGGCGATGGCAAAGACATCGCCTACAGCAGCAGCATCCTCTACGGCCGACCCAACCTCGCCGCGGTGTCCCTCGGTATCCACGAAGCGATCATGGAATGCGCGGCCAGCTTCCTTGAGAGCCGCCGCCGCTACAACGGCACCCTCGCCGACCTCCCCGTCCTGCGCGACCGGGTCGGCGACATGAAGTCCCGGCTGATGGCCAGCCGCGAGCTCGCCTACCTCGCCGTACGCCTGCTCGACTCCGGCCGCACCTGCGACGACCGGCTCATCAACTCCAAGTACCTGAACCACAAATGGGCCGTTCAATCGGGCCAGGACGCCATGGAACTGCACGGCGCCCACGCCCTGCGCACGGACTACCCGCTCCAGCGGCTCTGGCGGGACGTCCAGCACACTTACTCGCCCGCCGGAACCGGTGAGGTACAGCGCCAACGCCTGGCCGAAACCGAGCTCGGCGCACCTCCCGTCCAGTGGTCCGAACGGCTCGCCGCCAAAACCTCGCTCTTCCTCCCCACCAGCACAGCCGCCTGA
- a CDS encoding GTP-binding protein, giving the protein MAGGFGVGKTTFVGAISEIAPLRTEALMTAASEGIDDVSLLADKTGTTVAMDFGRRTFPPPAHVVLLLFGTPGQDRFFFMWDELTRGAIAAVVLADTRRLKDCWPAVDYFEERDIPFLVAVNEFDGAHRYTPDEVRAALELSDEVPVLVCDARNTASVAGVLFHLVEYALSRTRNHPHILQGAPL; this is encoded by the coding sequence GTGGCGGGAGGGTTCGGCGTCGGCAAGACGACGTTCGTCGGTGCCATCTCGGAGATTGCACCGCTGCGCACTGAGGCGCTGATGACCGCGGCCTCCGAGGGCATCGACGACGTTTCCCTCCTGGCCGACAAGACGGGAACCACCGTGGCCATGGACTTCGGCCGGCGCACCTTCCCTCCGCCCGCGCACGTGGTCTTGCTGCTGTTCGGCACTCCCGGGCAGGACCGCTTCTTCTTCATGTGGGACGAGCTGACCCGGGGAGCAATCGCTGCGGTCGTCCTCGCCGACACCCGGCGGTTGAAGGACTGCTGGCCCGCGGTCGACTACTTCGAGGAACGCGACATCCCCTTCCTGGTCGCGGTCAACGAATTCGACGGCGCCCACCGCTACACGCCGGACGAGGTCCGGGCCGCGCTCGAGCTCTCCGACGAAGTACCGGTCTTGGTCTGCGACGCACGCAACACCGCCTCCGTGGCCGGCGTGCTGTTCCACCTCGTCGAATACGCGCTCTCCCGCACCCGCAATCACCCGCACATACTTCAAGGAGCCCCCCTGTGA
- a CDS encoding ATP-binding protein: MRLRLLVLGPLLTVVVLSSAWATQAPGGIPAGWLALAAALGCVGVILVIDRMAVRMAGELHRQRTNYDDRVHGWLRRYKSLAEDGPKNISVLLEQLDRGDQPDFPDFGSTKPAQPPNDPWRELESLLIGANEAAWMAVVNRKQVELASTLVYLAGGLQTLVVRALGIVTERTKHVSDPDELHTLFDLANLLRRIRRSGGRLAALGGAKSRQVNQPVPLLDVLRGAAGEIEKYARVRIPLPKMAVQVPGVAGPDVIHILSELAENATLCSPPETKVFVRAEPVGAGLAVEIEDRGWGLNDDLLRESNRLLADPQASDLSERLRQRQVGLLVVAKLARRYGIKVELRRNITGGTTALVVVPWSLLEKPGEIESSGPAVSDNRAESIPPSSTADAAYRGAMPRAASGPRPSLVVAEGSAPSVPRKAPVQHAAERAAVPAVHDASAARSTPPGTRPALPQRPKRQQPREEAALDEPREEPPIPPQADFVSNITGATRRAEHDWQADAPQQPAAGPSSQPTG; this comes from the coding sequence TTGCGGCTGCGGCTGCTGGTGCTCGGGCCCTTGCTCACCGTAGTGGTGTTGTCCTCGGCGTGGGCTACGCAGGCGCCCGGTGGCATTCCTGCGGGGTGGCTGGCGCTGGCAGCCGCGCTGGGATGCGTCGGCGTGATCCTGGTCATCGACCGCATGGCCGTCAGGATGGCGGGCGAGCTTCACCGGCAGCGCACCAACTATGACGACCGGGTCCACGGCTGGCTTCGCCGGTACAAGTCCCTGGCCGAGGACGGCCCGAAGAACATCAGCGTGTTGCTGGAGCAGCTCGATCGCGGTGACCAGCCCGACTTCCCGGACTTCGGGTCGACGAAGCCGGCCCAGCCGCCGAACGATCCGTGGCGCGAGCTGGAGTCTCTTCTGATCGGGGCGAACGAAGCAGCGTGGATGGCGGTGGTCAACCGCAAGCAGGTCGAGCTGGCGTCGACGCTCGTCTACCTCGCGGGGGGCCTTCAGACGCTCGTCGTACGTGCCCTGGGCATTGTGACCGAACGCACGAAGCACGTGTCGGATCCCGACGAGCTGCACACGCTGTTCGATCTGGCCAACCTGCTCAGGCGCATCCGTCGGTCAGGGGGCCGTTTGGCGGCGCTGGGTGGTGCGAAGTCGCGTCAGGTCAACCAGCCGGTCCCGTTGCTGGACGTGTTGCGCGGCGCCGCCGGGGAGATCGAGAAGTACGCCCGGGTGCGCATCCCCCTGCCGAAGATGGCTGTGCAGGTTCCTGGTGTCGCTGGCCCGGACGTGATCCACATTCTGTCCGAGCTCGCCGAGAACGCGACGCTGTGCTCGCCGCCCGAGACAAAGGTGTTCGTGCGAGCCGAACCAGTAGGCGCGGGACTGGCCGTGGAGATCGAAGACCGGGGCTGGGGGCTGAACGACGACCTGCTGCGCGAGTCCAACCGCCTGCTGGCCGATCCGCAGGCTTCGGACCTGTCCGAGCGGCTCAGACAGCGGCAAGTCGGGCTGCTGGTGGTCGCGAAGCTCGCCCGCCGGTACGGCATCAAGGTCGAGCTGCGAAGGAACATAACCGGCGGTACGACAGCCCTCGTGGTGGTGCCCTGGAGCCTGCTGGAAAAGCCGGGCGAGATCGAATCGTCGGGGCCGGCAGTGTCTGACAACCGGGCCGAAAGCATCCCGCCGTCGTCCACCGCCGACGCTGCCTACCGCGGTGCAATGCCAAGGGCCGCGAGCGGTCCTCGGCCGAGCTTGGTGGTCGCGGAAGGCTCGGCTCCCTCGGTGCCCCGGAAGGCTCCGGTGCAGCACGCCGCGGAACGGGCCGCTGTCCCAGCTGTCCACGATGCCTCGGCGGCACGCAGCACCCCGCCCGGCACAAGGCCGGCTCTTCCCCAACGCCCCAAGCGGCAGCAGCCCCGCGAGGAAGCCGCCCTCGACGAGCCACGCGAGGAACCACCCATCCCGCCCCAAGCGGACTTCGTGTCCAACATCACCGGCGCGACCCGCCGGGCGGAGCACGACTGGCAGGCCGACGCTCCACAGCAACCTGCAGCGGGACCGTCGAGCCAGCCCACGGGCTAG
- a CDS encoding DEAD/DEAH box helicase family protein, giving the protein MPTPVIDHTGSAVPQLWPHQQELVSAAARTLSTEPRTTGVMACGLGETRAACEVAHLVAADDRVLIVAPTIDLVGQILRDWKDYRGAAHLGRVVAVCSDDSALSWTTTAGRWSPSRRW; this is encoded by the coding sequence GTGCCCACCCCTGTCATCGATCACACCGGCAGCGCTGTACCGCAACTGTGGCCGCACCAGCAGGAGCTGGTCTCCGCCGCCGCCCGCACGCTCAGCACCGAGCCCCGGACCACAGGCGTTATGGCGTGCGGTCTCGGCGAGACGCGCGCCGCCTGCGAAGTCGCGCACCTCGTCGCTGCCGACGACCGCGTGTTGATCGTCGCGCCCACCATCGACCTGGTCGGTCAGATCCTGCGCGACTGGAAGGACTACCGAGGCGCCGCCCATCTTGGCCGCGTCGTCGCCGTGTGCTCCGACGACAGTGCCCTCTCCTGGACCACGACGGCCGGCCGCTGGTCCCCCAGCCGACGATGGTGA